The following are encoded in a window of Collinsella aerofaciens genomic DNA:
- a CDS encoding uracil-DNA glycosylase family protein, producing MAVSDEGYQHIEHGFEPVFDEHSRVLVLGSFPSVLSRANAFYYGNPQNRFWRVMATCLGMPVPPNEGDPLASGEPATLDASIAAKRAMLLNGGVALWDVVESCDIKGSSDASIRNVVPAHIERITDAAPIEVVACNGGTAGRLYKRYLQDRTGLPAIVLPSTSPANAAWRLERLVERWHEAVDWAVI from the coding sequence ATGGCCGTGTCTGACGAGGGCTATCAACATATTGAGCATGGGTTTGAGCCCGTGTTTGACGAGCACTCGCGCGTTTTGGTGCTCGGGTCGTTTCCCTCGGTGCTTTCGCGCGCCAATGCCTTTTATTACGGCAACCCTCAGAATCGCTTTTGGCGCGTGATGGCCACGTGCCTCGGTATGCCTGTGCCGCCCAACGAGGGCGATCCTTTGGCAAGCGGTGAGCCCGCGACGCTCGATGCCTCCATTGCCGCCAAGCGGGCCATGCTGCTGAACGGCGGCGTGGCCCTGTGGGATGTGGTCGAGAGCTGCGACATTAAGGGCTCGAGCGACGCGAGCATCCGCAACGTTGTGCCGGCACATATCGAGCGCATTACCGATGCCGCGCCGATTGAGGTCGTTGCCTGTAACGGCGGCACGGCAGGGCGACTCTACAAACGCTACTTGCAAGATCGGACGGGGCTGCCTGCCATCGTCCTGCCCTCGACAAGTCCCGCCAATGCCGCCTGGCGCCTGGAGCGTCTTGTCGAGCGTTGGCACGAAGCCGTTGACTGGGCTGTTATTTAA
- a CDS encoding alpha-amylase family glycosyl hydrolase, protein MWAYETTFYQIYPLGFCGAPRENAAPVAEDELAQAADVEPNPDAPIMKIAQWADCLQKLGVGAVLINPPLESDSHGYDTRSLRHIDRRLGGDADFAAVCDTLHAHGIRVVLDAVFNHVGRGFWAFRDVQERKWDSPYKDWFHISFDGDSCYGDGFWYEGWEGHFELVKLNLQNPAVVDYLLESVRRWADVFGVDGLRLDVAYMLDRDFMRRLHSFTRELKPGFVLIGETLHGDYNQIVNDEMLDSCTNYECYKGLYSSFNSVNMFEIAHSLHRQFGGDPWCIYRGKHLLSFVDNHDVPRLASILTDKSCLRPAYGMLFGMPGIPCVYYGSEWGIAGEKGGPDGDWALRPALNEPAPNELTAFITQLAHLRSADDAAARALNYGAYRNVVIQNKQLLFERACDDAAVLVAVNAVGEPYTFGAGELNGSFVDLLADDAPTVELTGTLELAPYEVRYLLRA, encoded by the coding sequence ATGTGGGCATACGAGACGACGTTCTATCAGATCTATCCGCTGGGCTTTTGCGGAGCTCCGCGCGAAAACGCCGCCCCCGTTGCCGAGGATGAGCTCGCCCAGGCCGCCGATGTCGAACCCAACCCCGATGCTCCTATCATGAAGATTGCCCAATGGGCCGACTGCCTGCAAAAACTCGGCGTTGGCGCTGTGCTCATCAACCCGCCGCTCGAGTCCGATAGTCACGGCTACGACACGCGCAGCCTGCGCCATATAGACCGTCGCCTGGGCGGGGATGCCGACTTTGCCGCCGTATGCGACACGCTGCACGCCCATGGCATCCGCGTGGTGCTCGATGCCGTCTTCAACCACGTCGGTCGCGGCTTTTGGGCCTTCCGCGATGTGCAGGAGCGCAAGTGGGATTCGCCGTACAAGGATTGGTTTCACATCAGTTTTGACGGCGACTCCTGCTATGGCGACGGCTTTTGGTACGAGGGCTGGGAGGGTCATTTTGAGCTTGTGAAGCTCAACCTGCAAAATCCCGCTGTGGTCGATTACCTGCTCGAGTCTGTGCGCCGTTGGGCCGACGTCTTTGGCGTCGACGGCCTGCGCCTGGACGTCGCCTACATGCTCGACCGCGACTTTATGCGCCGCCTACACTCCTTTACCCGTGAGCTCAAGCCCGGCTTTGTGCTCATCGGCGAGACGCTCCACGGCGACTACAATCAGATCGTCAACGACGAGATGCTCGACTCGTGCACTAATTACGAGTGCTACAAGGGCCTGTATTCCAGCTTTAACTCGGTCAACATGTTCGAGATCGCCCATTCGCTGCACCGTCAGTTTGGCGGCGACCCTTGGTGCATCTACCGCGGCAAACATCTGCTTTCGTTTGTCGACAACCACGATGTGCCGCGCCTGGCAAGTATCCTCACCGACAAATCCTGCCTGCGTCCCGCCTATGGCATGCTCTTTGGCATGCCGGGCATCCCGTGCGTCTACTATGGCAGCGAGTGGGGAATTGCTGGCGAAAAGGGCGGCCCCGATGGCGACTGGGCGCTGCGACCTGCGCTCAATGAGCCTGCGCCCAACGAGCTGACGGCGTTCATCACGCAGCTTGCGCACCTTCGCTCGGCCGACGACGCGGCTGCCCGTGCTCTCAACTACGGTGCCTATCGCAACGTGGTGATCCAGAACAAGCAGCTGCTGTTCGAGCGCGCCTGCGACGACGCGGCGGTGCTCGTGGCGGTGAATGCCGTGGGTGAGCCTTACACCTTTGGTGCCGGCGAACTCAACGGCTCCTTCGTCGACCTGCTTGCCGACGATGCGCCCACGGTCGAGCTGACGGGTACCCTTGAGCTTGCACCCTACGAGGTGCGCTATCTGTTGAGAGCCTAG
- a CDS encoding MFS transporter: protein MSQARQDGITLRQWLPLVGLTCCAFVFNTSEFMPIGLLTDIAASFSLTEAQAGIMISVYAWGVMLLSLPLMVFASRFEFKRMLLGVLAVFSLGQFLSALAPTYPILVCARLVVACAHAVFWSVASIMASRLVDTRHGALAISMIATGSSIAQIFGLPLGRAIGLAVGWRMTFAVVGALSAVAVVYQATVFPAMPAGERFTLKQLPELLKNPFLIALYAVTVFMATGYYASYSYIEPFLAQVAHVDAGAITMTLTAFGCSGLLGSWLFGRLFDGHRFPFLAITLSGVPVALLLMGPAASSLAAVLAVCALWGCCATAFNVAFQAELIKHTPADSSAVAMSIFSGLFNLGIGTGTAIGGAVVSGPGIAWIGFVGGAIAVVGVILAITVMFPAIRRAKPVA, encoded by the coding sequence ATGAGTCAGGCAAGGCAAGACGGCATCACGCTCAGGCAGTGGCTCCCGCTCGTCGGGCTCACCTGCTGTGCGTTCGTGTTCAACACGTCGGAGTTTATGCCCATCGGCCTTTTGACTGATATCGCCGCGTCGTTCTCGCTCACCGAGGCCCAGGCGGGCATCATGATCTCGGTCTATGCCTGGGGCGTCATGCTGCTGTCGTTGCCGCTCATGGTGTTCGCTTCGCGTTTCGAGTTCAAGCGGATGCTGCTGGGCGTGCTCGCCGTGTTCTCGCTGGGCCAGTTCCTGTCCGCCTTGGCACCGACCTATCCCATCTTAGTCTGCGCGCGCCTGGTGGTTGCCTGCGCGCACGCCGTGTTCTGGTCGGTCGCCTCGATCATGGCGTCGCGCCTGGTTGACACACGCCACGGGGCGCTCGCTATCAGCATGATCGCCACGGGCTCTTCCATCGCACAGATCTTTGGCCTGCCGCTCGGTCGCGCCATTGGCTTGGCCGTGGGCTGGCGCATGACGTTTGCCGTGGTCGGAGCGCTGTCTGCTGTCGCGGTCGTCTACCAGGCCACGGTGTTCCCTGCCATGCCAGCGGGCGAGCGTTTTACGCTCAAGCAGCTGCCCGAGCTGCTCAAGAACCCGTTCCTCATCGCGCTCTACGCAGTCACGGTCTTCATGGCGACCGGCTATTACGCAAGCTACAGCTATATCGAGCCCTTCCTGGCGCAGGTCGCGCACGTCGATGCGGGCGCCATTACCATGACGTTGACGGCGTTTGGCTGCTCTGGTTTGCTCGGAAGCTGGCTGTTTGGCCGCCTGTTCGATGGGCATCGCTTCCCGTTCTTGGCTATCACGCTCTCCGGCGTGCCGGTGGCTCTGCTGCTCATGGGTCCGGCCGCATCGTCACTCGCTGCGGTTCTCGCTGTGTGCGCACTGTGGGGTTGCTGCGCCACGGCCTTTAACGTGGCGTTTCAGGCCGAGCTCATCAAGCACACGCCGGCAGATTCGTCGGCCGTCGCCATGTCGATCTTCTCGGGCCTGTTCAACCTCGGTATCGGCACGGGTACCGCGATCGGCGGAGCCGTGGTTTCGGGTCCCGGTATCGCCTGGATCGGCTTTGTGGGCGGGGCGATTGCCGTCGTGGGCGTTATCCTCGCCATCACGGTGATGTTCCCAGCCATCCGCCGCGCCAAGCCCGTCGCCTAG
- the feoB gene encoding ferrous iron transport protein B has product MKLDTLEIGKDAVVASVASDDQALRQHILDMGLTPGTEVTMMKYAPMGDPLEIRLRGYELTLRKDDAARIELVGIHDTDTGPRANAAIGTTEHPALGEGTYSPRAAKTAVPEGAPLHFALAGNQNCGKTTLFNQLTGSNQHVGNFPGVTVDRKDGTIRNHPEASVTDLPGIYSLSPYTGEEIVSRQFILDENPDAIIDIIDATNIERNLYLTLQLMELDRPMVIALNMMDEVTANGGAVDVNLLESLLGVPVVPISAARNEGIGELVDHALHVARFRERPGRLDFCAPDGPDGGALHRCIHGIANLIEDHAVTAHIPVRFAATKLVEGDELVTEALHLDRNELDAIEHIITQMEGEAGTDRLSALADMRFSFIGDVCGRCVVKPHESREHVRSVKIDRILTGRYTAIPAFLVIMGLVFWLTFGVIGAALQGLMEDGIAAIIASADAGLKAFGTNDVVRSLAVDGVLTGVGSVLTFLPIIVVLFLFLSILEDSGYMARVAFVMDKVLRRFGLSGRSFVPMLVGFGCTVPAIMSTRTLPSEHDRKMTVMLTPFMSCSAKLPVYGLLCGAFFPQATVPAMVSLYLIGIVVGCVAALVLNRTAFKGDPVPFIMELPNYRLPSVKTTVMLAWDKAKDFITKAFTIIFAATVVIWFLQTFDIRFNVVADQSQSLLAGLGSIIAPVLAPLGFGDWRASTALVTGLIAKESVISTLTVLLGATSPAALSAMFSPFTAYVFLVFTLLYPPCVASIGAVKSELGARYAVAVFAFQVTVAWVVAFVVHSAGMLLGLA; this is encoded by the coding sequence GTGAAGCTCGATACACTCGAGATTGGAAAGGACGCCGTTGTCGCATCGGTGGCATCGGACGATCAGGCACTCCGACAGCATATTTTGGACATGGGTCTAACGCCGGGCACCGAAGTCACCATGATGAAGTACGCCCCCATGGGCGATCCGCTCGAGATCCGCCTGCGTGGCTACGAGTTGACACTGCGCAAGGACGATGCCGCTCGCATCGAGCTCGTGGGTATTCACGACACCGATACGGGTCCGCGCGCTAACGCCGCAATCGGCACGACGGAGCATCCGGCCCTGGGCGAGGGGACGTATTCGCCCCGTGCGGCAAAGACGGCCGTGCCCGAGGGCGCGCCGCTGCACTTTGCCCTCGCCGGCAACCAAAACTGCGGCAAGACCACGTTATTCAACCAGCTGACGGGCTCCAACCAGCACGTCGGTAACTTTCCCGGCGTGACGGTCGACCGCAAAGATGGCACCATCCGCAACCACCCCGAGGCAAGCGTTACCGACCTGCCTGGCATCTATTCGCTGTCGCCGTACACGGGCGAAGAGATCGTGAGCCGTCAATTCATCCTTGACGAAAACCCCGACGCCATCATCGACATCATTGACGCCACCAACATCGAGCGCAACCTGTACCTGACACTGCAGCTCATGGAGCTTGATCGTCCTATGGTCATCGCGCTCAACATGATGGACGAGGTGACCGCCAACGGCGGCGCCGTAGACGTCAACTTGCTCGAGAGCCTGTTGGGCGTGCCCGTTGTCCCCATTAGCGCTGCCCGCAACGAGGGCATCGGCGAGCTGGTGGACCACGCCCTGCACGTGGCGCGGTTCCGCGAGCGCCCTGGTCGCCTGGACTTTTGCGCGCCCGACGGTCCGGACGGCGGTGCGCTGCATCGCTGCATCCACGGTATTGCTAACCTGATCGAGGACCATGCCGTGACGGCGCACATCCCGGTGCGCTTTGCGGCGACCAAGCTGGTCGAGGGCGATGAGCTGGTAACCGAGGCGCTTCACCTGGATCGCAATGAGCTCGACGCTATCGAGCACATCATCACCCAGATGGAGGGCGAGGCCGGCACCGACCGCCTATCTGCACTGGCCGATATGCGTTTTAGCTTTATCGGCGACGTGTGCGGGCGTTGCGTCGTCAAGCCGCACGAGAGCCGCGAGCACGTGCGCTCCGTCAAGATTGACCGCATCCTGACAGGTCGTTACACAGCCATTCCGGCGTTTCTGGTGATCATGGGCCTCGTCTTTTGGCTGACGTTTGGCGTGATCGGCGCGGCGTTGCAGGGACTCATGGAGGACGGTATCGCTGCCATCATCGCCTCGGCCGATGCGGGCCTCAAGGCGTTCGGTACCAACGACGTGGTGCGCTCGCTGGCTGTCGACGGCGTGCTTACGGGCGTGGGCAGTGTGCTGACCTTCCTGCCGATTATCGTCGTGCTCTTTTTGTTCCTCTCCATTCTGGAAGACTCCGGATACATGGCGCGCGTGGCCTTTGTCATGGATAAGGTGTTGCGTCGCTTTGGCCTGTCGGGCCGCAGTTTCGTGCCCATGCTCGTCGGTTTTGGCTGCACCGTGCCGGCTATCATGTCGACCCGTACGCTCCCATCCGAGCACGACCGCAAGATGACGGTCATGCTCACGCCGTTTATGAGCTGCTCAGCCAAGCTGCCGGTTTACGGCTTGCTGTGCGGGGCGTTTTTCCCGCAGGCGACGGTTCCCGCCATGGTCTCGCTCTATCTGATCGGTATCGTGGTCGGCTGCGTCGCGGCTTTGGTGCTCAACCGCACGGCATTTAAGGGCGACCCGGTGCCGTTTATCATGGAGCTCCCCAATTACCGCCTGCCGAGCGTCAAGACGACAGTGATGCTGGCATGGGATAAGGCCAAGGACTTCATCACTAAGGCCTTTACCATTATCTTTGCCGCGACCGTGGTCATCTGGTTCCTTCAGACGTTCGACATCCGCTTTAACGTGGTCGCCGACCAGTCGCAAAGCCTGCTTGCCGGTCTGGGTAGCATCATCGCGCCGGTGTTGGCCCCGCTCGGCTTTGGCGACTGGCGCGCCTCGACGGCGCTCGTCACGGGGCTCATTGCCAAGGAGAGCGTCATCTCGACGCTCACGGTGCTTTTGGGCGCAACGTCGCCCGCGGCACTGTCAGCCATGTTTTCGCCGTTTACCGCCTACGTGTTCTTGGTCTTTACGCTGCTGTACCCGCCTTGCGTGGCGTCCATCGGCGCCGTCAAGAGCGAGTTGGGCGCACGCTATGCCGTGGCCGTATTCGCGTTTCAGGTGACGGTCGCCTGGGTCGTGGCGTTTGTCGTGCATTCGGCGGGCATGTTGCTGGGGTTGGCTTAG
- a CDS encoding IS110 family transposase, whose amino-acid sequence MPKYSTAFGMDVHLRSTTVCALDADTGEAVTRRFPGNPWGEIAGWMDGFPGPSLAAYESGYLGFAPQRELAGLGIECVVAAVSKIPRSAADSASKNDRNDAARMAKAILAHDISPVWVPSPEVEGIRDLAGAYDGATARLATAKQRLLAFLAKRGFVYGGTTPAGNPRKYWAYDFLRWLDKVRPEDDGGVRALAALRNEVEAAAEARADLLSEYRAAVDAGPIAAEVAALQSIKGCAFALAAAFSAEVGDFTRFRSGRQVTAYFGLAPSQRSSGDSVRLGGISGAGNALVRKLAVEGSWCYAAARHQPKLMPRDTGVPLEIRMHGRKGSERLLRRREEMLARGMPQAKANAATAAELVRWLWALGMMCREGAE is encoded by the coding sequence ATGCCAAAGTATTCTACCGCGTTCGGGATGGACGTCCACCTGAGGTCGACCACCGTCTGCGCCCTCGACGCGGACACCGGCGAGGCCGTGACGAGGAGGTTCCCCGGCAACCCCTGGGGCGAGATCGCCGGGTGGATGGATGGGTTCCCCGGGCCGTCGCTCGCGGCCTACGAGAGCGGCTACCTCGGCTTCGCCCCGCAAAGGGAGCTCGCCGGGCTCGGCATCGAGTGCGTCGTCGCCGCGGTCTCGAAGATCCCCAGGTCGGCCGCCGACTCGGCCTCCAAGAACGACAGGAACGACGCCGCCAGGATGGCCAAGGCGATACTCGCCCACGACATCTCCCCCGTATGGGTCCCCTCCCCCGAGGTCGAAGGCATCAGGGACCTCGCCGGCGCCTACGACGGGGCGACCGCGCGCCTGGCGACCGCCAAGCAGCGGCTGCTCGCCTTCCTCGCAAAGCGGGGGTTCGTCTACGGCGGCACCACGCCCGCCGGCAACCCGAGGAAGTACTGGGCCTACGACTTCCTGAGGTGGCTCGACAAGGTCAGGCCGGAGGACGATGGCGGGGTTCGGGCGCTCGCCGCCCTGAGGAACGAGGTCGAGGCCGCGGCGGAGGCCCGGGCGGACCTGCTCTCCGAGTACAGGGCCGCCGTGGATGCCGGCCCGATCGCCGCGGAGGTGGCCGCCCTCCAGTCGATCAAGGGCTGCGCCTTCGCGCTGGCCGCAGCCTTCTCGGCCGAGGTCGGCGACTTCACGAGGTTCCGTTCCGGAAGGCAGGTCACGGCCTATTTCGGCCTCGCGCCGAGTCAGAGGTCGAGTGGCGACTCCGTGCGGCTCGGAGGCATCAGCGGTGCGGGCAACGCGCTCGTGAGGAAGCTGGCCGTTGAGGGCTCATGGTGCTACGCCGCGGCACGGCACCAGCCGAAGCTCATGCCGAGGGACACGGGCGTGCCCCTCGAGATAAGGATGCACGGGAGGAAGGGGTCCGAGCGGCTCCTGCGGCGGCGCGAGGAGATGCTCGCCCGCGGCATGCCCCAGGCGAAGGCCAACGCGGCCACCGCGGCCGAGCTCGTGAGGTGGCTCTGGGCCCTCGGCATGATGTGCCGGGAGGGCGCGGAATAG
- a CDS encoding alpha/beta hydrolase, with amino-acid sequence MIVENHALWGEEPTEDYPATFTYLGAEPLPDKPNGRRPAVIICGGGAFTHIAPHEQDPVAFAFLDHGYQAFVLNYVTSSTGDVSFPHPQADLAKMVATVRANADEWHVDPKRVCVVGFSAGGMICASLATQWKTGPFAALAGARPDDIRPDAVVLGYPLLDFAYVRDMQTRDPRIDLRVPKTGGKTGRDLLNDYLSMVTGGEATDEHLADICPTTHVSRQMPPTFVWGVSDDKTAPIAQVYPFAQRMAEEGVACEMHVFDQGGHGLSLGNANTAVDNEDKQVAVRPWIRLAFRFLERHGF; translated from the coding sequence ATGATTGTCGAGAACCATGCGCTGTGGGGCGAGGAGCCGACCGAGGATTATCCGGCGACGTTTACGTATTTGGGTGCCGAGCCGTTGCCCGATAAACCGAATGGCCGCCGCCCCGCGGTGATTATCTGTGGCGGAGGTGCGTTTACGCATATCGCTCCGCATGAGCAGGATCCTGTGGCGTTTGCGTTTTTGGATCACGGTTACCAGGCCTTTGTGCTCAACTATGTCACGAGTTCTACGGGTGACGTGAGCTTTCCGCATCCCCAGGCAGATCTTGCCAAGATGGTCGCCACGGTGCGCGCCAACGCCGACGAGTGGCATGTCGATCCTAAGCGCGTGTGCGTCGTGGGCTTTTCTGCTGGCGGCATGATTTGCGCCTCGCTGGCAACACAGTGGAAGACCGGCCCCTTTGCGGCACTTGCCGGGGCGCGTCCGGACGACATTCGTCCCGATGCCGTGGTGCTGGGCTATCCATTGCTCGACTTTGCCTATGTGCGCGACATGCAGACGCGCGATCCGCGCATTGACTTGCGCGTGCCCAAGACGGGCGGCAAGACGGGACGCGATTTGCTCAACGACTACCTGTCGATGGTGACGGGCGGCGAGGCAACTGACGAGCATCTGGCCGACATCTGCCCCACCACGCATGTTTCGCGTCAGATGCCACCGACCTTTGTGTGGGGCGTGTCCGACGACAAGACGGCGCCGATCGCGCAGGTCTACCCGTTTGCGCAGCGCATGGCCGAGGAGGGCGTTGCATGCGAGATGCACGTCTTCGACCAGGGTGGTCACGGCCTTTCGCTCGGCAACGCCAACACCGCGGTCGACAACGAGGACAAGCAGGTGGCAGTCCGTCCCTGGATCCGCCTGGCCTTCCGCTTTCTGGAGCGCCACGGGTTTTAG
- a CDS encoding PTS sugar transporter subunit IIA: MGLLDSLKSTFTSTGEASVPPAASFATREGVIYAPVNGVLVNLNEVPDETIASGMLGQGYGIEPITGTIYAPANGRIGATTVTNHSIGMITEDGLRVFIHVGLGTVEMNGKGFARFVEMGDVVKAGQPLISFDREAIKAAGHEDIVTVIVSELDRLKSIDHVGESGTLIGGNPLVKLGDPLLVAKTK; encoded by the coding sequence ATGGGTCTGCTCGATTCGCTTAAGTCCACCTTCACCTCGACCGGCGAGGCGTCCGTTCCGCCCGCAGCAAGCTTCGCTACCCGCGAAGGCGTCATCTATGCCCCCGTCAACGGCGTGCTCGTCAACCTGAACGAGGTTCCCGACGAGACGATCGCCTCGGGCATGCTTGGCCAGGGCTATGGCATCGAGCCCATTACCGGCACCATCTATGCGCCCGCCAACGGCCGCATCGGTGCCACCACTGTCACCAACCACTCCATCGGCATGATCACCGAGGACGGTCTGCGCGTGTTCATCCATGTTGGCCTGGGCACCGTGGAAATGAACGGCAAGGGTTTTGCCCGCTTTGTCGAGATGGGCGATGTGGTCAAGGCAGGCCAGCCGCTCATCAGCTTCGACCGCGAGGCCATTAAGGCCGCTGGTCACGAGGACATCGTGACCGTCATCGTCTCCGAGCTCGATCGTCTTAAGAGCATCGACCATGTCGGCGAGTCTGGAACGCTTATCGGCGGCAACCCGCTCGTCAAGCTTGGCGACCCGCTGCTGGTTGCCAAGACCAAGTAG
- the asnS gene encoding asparagine--tRNA ligase yields the protein MNRTKIAQLYADAEPLGGQTVTVAGWVKSVRDMKNFGFVTLNDGSCFRDLQVVMNREALDNYDEIAHQNVSAALICTGTVKLTPDAPQPFELSATSIEVEGVSAPDYPLQKKRATVEFLRTQQHLRPRTNLFRAVFRIRSVAAAAIHRFFQEQGFVYVNTPIITTSDCEGAGEMFRVTTLDPKNPPLTESGEVDWSQDFFGKHASLTVSGQLNAENFAMAFGDVYTFGPTFRAENSNTTRHAAEFWMIEPEMAFADLNDYMDNAEAMLKYVLKDVMATCPDELNMLNKFVDKGLLERLDHVANSDFARVTYTEAVEILEQAVAAGHQFDYPVSWGIDLQTEHERFLTEEHFKRPTFVTDYPAEIKAFYMRMNEDGKTVAAADCLVPGIGEIIGGSQREERLDLLEARIKDLGMNPEQYKYYLDLRRYGSCKHAGYGLGFERLVMYLTGVGNIRDVLPHPRTVGNADF from the coding sequence GTGAACCGCACCAAAATCGCGCAGCTCTATGCCGATGCCGAGCCGCTCGGCGGCCAGACCGTCACCGTCGCCGGCTGGGTCAAGTCCGTCCGCGACATGAAGAACTTTGGCTTCGTTACGCTCAACGACGGCAGCTGCTTCCGCGACCTGCAGGTCGTCATGAACCGCGAGGCACTCGACAACTACGACGAGATCGCCCATCAAAACGTCTCGGCCGCACTCATTTGCACCGGCACCGTCAAGCTGACCCCCGATGCGCCCCAGCCTTTCGAGCTTTCTGCCACCTCCATCGAGGTCGAGGGCGTCAGCGCCCCGGATTACCCGCTGCAGAAGAAGCGCGCAACCGTCGAGTTCCTGCGCACCCAGCAGCACCTGCGCCCGCGCACCAACCTGTTCCGCGCCGTGTTCCGCATCCGCTCTGTCGCGGCTGCCGCCATCCACCGCTTCTTCCAGGAGCAGGGCTTTGTCTACGTCAACACCCCCATCATCACCACGAGTGACTGCGAGGGCGCCGGCGAGATGTTCCGCGTGACCACGCTCGACCCCAAAAATCCGCCCCTCACCGAGTCCGGCGAGGTCGACTGGAGCCAGGACTTCTTCGGCAAGCATGCAAGCCTCACCGTGTCCGGCCAGCTCAATGCCGAGAACTTTGCCATGGCCTTTGGCGACGTGTACACCTTTGGCCCCACCTTCCGTGCCGAGAACTCCAACACCACGCGCCACGCCGCCGAGTTTTGGATGATCGAGCCCGAGATGGCCTTTGCCGACCTTAACGACTACATGGATAACGCCGAGGCCATGCTCAAGTACGTCCTTAAGGACGTCATGGCCACCTGCCCCGACGAGCTCAATATGCTCAACAAGTTTGTGGACAAGGGTCTGCTCGAGCGCCTGGACCATGTCGCCAACTCCGACTTCGCCCGCGTTACCTACACCGAGGCCGTCGAAATCCTGGAGCAGGCAGTCGCTGCTGGCCACCAGTTTGATTACCCCGTCAGCTGGGGCATCGACCTGCAGACCGAGCACGAGCGCTTCCTGACCGAGGAGCACTTTAAGCGCCCGACCTTCGTGACCGACTACCCGGCCGAGATCAAGGCGTTCTACATGCGCATGAACGAGGACGGCAAGACCGTCGCCGCCGCCGACTGCCTGGTTCCCGGTATCGGCGAGATTATCGGCGGCTCCCAGCGCGAGGAGCGCCTGGATCTGCTCGAGGCCCGCATCAAGGACCTGGGCATGAATCCCGAGCAGTACAAGTACTACCTTGACCTGCGCCGCTACGGTTCCTGCAAGCACGCCGGCTACGGTCTGGGCTTCGAGCGCTTGGTCATGTATCTGACCGGCGTGGGCAACATCCGCGACGTCCTGCCGCACCCGCGCACCGTGGGCAACGCCGACTTCTAA
- a CDS encoding ABC transporter substrate-binding protein — MKDITISRRSLLVSAGLLALAPLAGCGGNSGSGSVAAGSDYTIGVLQLIEHSALDAANDGFVKAIKESGLKVKIDQKNAQNDQSTCKSIADKFVGDNVNLIYAIATPAAQAAAGATADIPIVGCAITDYAASGLVQDNDKPGTNVTGASDLTPVAEQLEMMQKVLPDVKKVGLLYCTAESNSDVQIKAAKKELDKLGLEYTDFTVSSSNEIQSVVESAVGKVDALYSPTDNTIAAGASQVGQICKENKLPFVTGEEGMCMAGGLFTLSINYEDLGYAAGEMAVKILKGEAKPEDMPIKHLSSKDLVVVKNDEMAEALGIDLSALDA, encoded by the coding sequence ATGAAGGACATCACCATCAGCCGCAGGAGCCTTCTGGTCTCCGCTGGCCTGCTCGCGCTCGCCCCGCTCGCCGGATGCGGCGGCAACTCTGGTTCCGGCTCTGTTGCCGCCGGTTCCGACTACACTATCGGCGTTCTGCAGCTCATCGAGCACTCCGCACTCGATGCCGCCAACGACGGCTTTGTCAAGGCCATCAAGGAGAGCGGCCTTAAGGTCAAGATCGACCAGAAGAACGCCCAGAACGACCAGTCCACGTGTAAGTCCATTGCTGACAAGTTTGTGGGCGACAACGTCAACCTGATTTATGCCATCGCCACGCCCGCCGCGCAGGCTGCCGCCGGCGCCACGGCCGATATCCCCATCGTGGGCTGCGCCATCACCGACTACGCCGCCTCCGGCCTGGTCCAGGACAACGACAAGCCGGGCACCAACGTCACGGGCGCTTCCGACCTCACCCCGGTCGCCGAGCAGCTCGAGATGATGCAGAAGGTCCTGCCCGACGTTAAAAAGGTCGGCCTGCTCTACTGCACCGCCGAGTCCAACTCCGACGTCCAGATCAAGGCCGCCAAGAAGGAGCTCGACAAGCTGGGCCTCGAGTACACCGATTTCACCGTCTCGAGCTCCAACGAGATTCAGTCCGTCGTCGAGTCTGCCGTGGGCAAGGTCGACGCGCTGTACTCCCCCACCGACAACACCATCGCCGCGGGCGCCTCGCAGGTGGGCCAGATCTGCAAGGAGAACAAGCTTCCCTTCGTGACTGGCGAGGAGGGCATGTGCATGGCCGGCGGCCTGTTCACCCTCTCCATCAATTACGAGGATCTGGGCTACGCCGCGGGCGAGATGGCCGTCAAGATTCTGAAGGGCGAGGCCAAGCCCGAAGACATGCCTATCAAGCACCTCTCGAGCAAGGACCTGGTCGTCGTCAAGAACGACGAGATGGCCGAGGCCCTGGGCATCGACCTTTCCGCTCTGGACGCGTAA